Proteins encoded together in one Prunus dulcis chromosome 3, ALMONDv2, whole genome shotgun sequence window:
- the LOC117620578 gene encoding auxin response factor 8 isoform X2 yields the protein MKLSTSGLGQQDHEAGGAEKKCLNSELWHACAGPLVSLPTPGTRVVYFPQGHSDQVAATTNKQVDAHIPNYPSLPPQLICQLHNVTMHADVETDEVYAQMTLQPLTPQEQKETFLPMELGIPSKQPTNYFCKTLTASDTSTHGGFSVPRRAAEKVFPPLDFSLQPPAQELIARDLHDVEWKFRHIFRGQPKRHLLTTGWSVFVSAKRLVAGDSVLFIWNEKNQLLLGIRRATRPQTVMPSSVLSSDSMHIGLLAAAAHAASTNSCFTVFYNPRASPSEFVIPLSKYIKAVFHTRVSVGMRFRMLFETEESSVRRYMGTITGISDLDPVRWPNSHWRSVKVGWDESTAGERQPRVSLWEIEPLTTFPMYPSLFPLRLKRPWHPGASSMQDNRDEANSLMWLRGGTGEQGLHSMNFQPVGMFPWMQQRVDSTLIGNDHNPQYQAMLAAGLQNLGSGDQLRQHMMHFQQPFQYVQQPSSHNPMLQLQQQIQQSIPHNILQAQSQVSLENLPQHLLQQQFNNQTEEQVQQQQNTYHDALKVQTEQLQQSQQMNVPSSSFPKTDFSDSNTKFSASTTPRQNMLGTLCPEGSGNLLSSSRAGHSMPTEQLPQQSWAPKYAHAQVNAFANSMSFPPFNEKDNAVEQENCNSDSQNPTLFGVNIESSGLLFPTTAPSFATSSNDADMSMPLGDSGFQSSLYGCMQDSSELLHSAGQVDPPTPNCTFVKVYKSGSVGRSLDISRFSSYHELREELGQMFGIEGKLEDRLRSGWQLVFVDRENDVLLLGDDPWESFVNNVWYIKILSPEDVHKMGDQAVEPFSPNTGQRLNSGGGEAQDIVSGLPSLGSLEY from the exons ATGAAGCTTTCAACATCAGGGTTGGGTCAGCAGGATCATGAAG CCGGAGGAGCTGAAAAGAAGTGCTTGAATTCGGAGCTATGGCATGCATGCGCAGGGCCTCTGGTTTCCCTGCCAACGCCTGGAACTCGTGTTGTTTACTTCCCTCAGGGCCACAGTGACCAGGTTGCTGCCACTACTAACAAACAAGTTGATGCCCACATACCAAACTACCCGAGCTTGCCGCCCCAGTTGATCTGTCAGCTGCACAATGTCACAATGCAT GCAGATGTGGAGACAGATGAAGTATATGCCCAAATGACATTACAGCCTTTGACGCCA CAAGAGCAAAAAGAAACATTTCTTCCAATGGAGTTGGGAATTCCAAGCAAGCAACCCACAAATTACTTTTGCAAGACATTGACGGCGAGTGATACTAGTACACATGGAGGCTTCTCTGTTCCTCGTCGTGCTGCCGAGAAAGTTTTTCCTCCACTG GATTTCTCGCTACAGCCACCAGCGCAGGAACTTATTGCCAGGGATCTCCATGATGTTGAATGGAAGTTTAGGCATATTTTCCGAG GCCAACCCAAACGACATCTTCTTACCACAGGATGGAGTGTGTTTGTTAGTGCCAAAAGACTTGTTGCAGGAGAttctgttctttttatttg GAATGAAAAAAATCAGCTTCTTTTGGGTATTCGCCGTGCCACTCGACCGCAAACTGTGATGCCGTCATCTGTTTTGTCAAGTGATAGCATGCATATTGGACttcttgctgctgctgctcatGCTGCTTCAACTAATAGTTGTTTTACAGTTTTTTATAATCCAAG GGCTAGTCCATCTGAGTTTGTCATACCCCTATCAAAATACATTAAAGCAGTATTTCACACACGTGTTTCAGTTGGGATGCGATTTCGGATGCTATTTGAGACTGAAGAGTCAAGTGTCAGAAG GTACATGGGTACAATAACTGGCATAAGTGATCTGGATCCTGTTCGGTGGCCAAATTCTCATTGGCGGTCTGTCAAG GTTGGTTGGGATGAGTCCACTGCAGGTGAGAGGCAGCCCAGGGTATCGTTATGGGAGATTGAGCCTTTGACAACTTTCCCCATGTACCCATCATTGTTTCCCCTTCGACTAAAACGCCCTTGGCATCCTGGGGCCTCATCTATGCAAG ATAATAGAGATGAAGCTAACAGCTTAATGTGGCTACGGGGGGGAACTGGAGAGCAAGGTCTTCACTCCATGAACTTTCAACCTGTTGGTATGTTTCCTTGGATGCAACAGAGAGTGGATTCAACATTGATTGGAAATGATCACAATCCGCAGTACCAGGCCATGTTGGCTGCTGGTTTGCAGAATCTAGGAAGTGGAGATCAGCTAAGACAACATATGATGCACTTTCAGCAGCCCTTTCAGTATGTTCAGCAGCCGAGTAGCCACAATCCGATGTTGCAGTTGCAACAGCAAATTCAGCAATCAATCCCTCATAATATTCTGCAGGCACAATCACAAGTTTCACTGGAGAATCTGCCTCAGCACCTTCTACAGCAACAATTTAACAATCAAACAGAGGAGCAGGTGCAGCAACAGCAAAACACCTATCATGATGCACTCAAGGTTCAAACTGAACAGCTCCAACAGAGTCAACAAATGAATGTGCCATCTTCATCATTTCCTAAAACAGACTTCAGTGATTCAAACACAAAGTTCTCAGCATCTACTACCCCTAGACAGAACATGCTTGGTACACTTTGTCCTGAAGGGAGTGGAAATCTTTTAAGCTCATCCAGGGCTGGTCATTCTATGCCAACTGAGCAGTTACCTCAACAATCTTGGGCTCCAAAGTATGCACATGCACAGGTCAATGCTTTTGCCAACTCAATGTCATTTCCACCATTTAATGAGAAAGACAATGCAGTTGAGCAAGAGAATTGTAATTCAGATTCCCAGAATCCTACTCTCTTTGGTGTTAATATTGAATCATCTGGACTTCTGTTCCCCACCACAGCGCCCAGTTTTGCCACTTCTTCAAATGATGCTGACATGTCAATGCCATTAGGAGACTCTGGATTTCAGAGCTCTCTGTATGGTTGCATGCAAGACTCGTCTGAGTTGTTGCACAGTGCAGGGCAAGTTGACCCACCAACCCCAAATTGTACATTTGTCAAG GTTTACAAGTCAGGTTCGGTTGGCCGCTCACTGGACATATCCCGGTTCAGCAGTTACCATGAGCTGCGAGAAGAGCTGGGGCAGATGTTCGGAATTGAGGGGAAGTTGGAAGACCGTCTTAGATCAGGCTGGCAGCTTGTATTCGTTGACAGGGAGAATGATGTGCTTCTCCTTGGTGACGACCCATGGGA GTCATTTGTGAACAATGTTTGGTATATCAAGATACTTTCGCCTGAGGATGTACACAAAATGGGGGACCAAGCAGTTGAACCCTTTAGCCCGAATACGGGTCAAAGGTTGAACAGCGGCGGCGGCGAAGCTCAAGACATTGTTTCCGGGCTCCCATCTCTTGGCTCACTTGAATATTGA
- the LOC117620578 gene encoding auxin response factor 8 isoform X1: MKLSTSGLGQQDHEAAGGAEKKCLNSELWHACAGPLVSLPTPGTRVVYFPQGHSDQVAATTNKQVDAHIPNYPSLPPQLICQLHNVTMHADVETDEVYAQMTLQPLTPQEQKETFLPMELGIPSKQPTNYFCKTLTASDTSTHGGFSVPRRAAEKVFPPLDFSLQPPAQELIARDLHDVEWKFRHIFRGQPKRHLLTTGWSVFVSAKRLVAGDSVLFIWNEKNQLLLGIRRATRPQTVMPSSVLSSDSMHIGLLAAAAHAASTNSCFTVFYNPRASPSEFVIPLSKYIKAVFHTRVSVGMRFRMLFETEESSVRRYMGTITGISDLDPVRWPNSHWRSVKVGWDESTAGERQPRVSLWEIEPLTTFPMYPSLFPLRLKRPWHPGASSMQDNRDEANSLMWLRGGTGEQGLHSMNFQPVGMFPWMQQRVDSTLIGNDHNPQYQAMLAAGLQNLGSGDQLRQHMMHFQQPFQYVQQPSSHNPMLQLQQQIQQSIPHNILQAQSQVSLENLPQHLLQQQFNNQTEEQVQQQQNTYHDALKVQTEQLQQSQQMNVPSSSFPKTDFSDSNTKFSASTTPRQNMLGTLCPEGSGNLLSSSRAGHSMPTEQLPQQSWAPKYAHAQVNAFANSMSFPPFNEKDNAVEQENCNSDSQNPTLFGVNIESSGLLFPTTAPSFATSSNDADMSMPLGDSGFQSSLYGCMQDSSELLHSAGQVDPPTPNCTFVKVYKSGSVGRSLDISRFSSYHELREELGQMFGIEGKLEDRLRSGWQLVFVDRENDVLLLGDDPWESFVNNVWYIKILSPEDVHKMGDQAVEPFSPNTGQRLNSGGGEAQDIVSGLPSLGSLEY, from the exons ATGAAGCTTTCAACATCAGGGTTGGGTCAGCAGGATCATGAAG CAGCCGGAGGAGCTGAAAAGAAGTGCTTGAATTCGGAGCTATGGCATGCATGCGCAGGGCCTCTGGTTTCCCTGCCAACGCCTGGAACTCGTGTTGTTTACTTCCCTCAGGGCCACAGTGACCAGGTTGCTGCCACTACTAACAAACAAGTTGATGCCCACATACCAAACTACCCGAGCTTGCCGCCCCAGTTGATCTGTCAGCTGCACAATGTCACAATGCAT GCAGATGTGGAGACAGATGAAGTATATGCCCAAATGACATTACAGCCTTTGACGCCA CAAGAGCAAAAAGAAACATTTCTTCCAATGGAGTTGGGAATTCCAAGCAAGCAACCCACAAATTACTTTTGCAAGACATTGACGGCGAGTGATACTAGTACACATGGAGGCTTCTCTGTTCCTCGTCGTGCTGCCGAGAAAGTTTTTCCTCCACTG GATTTCTCGCTACAGCCACCAGCGCAGGAACTTATTGCCAGGGATCTCCATGATGTTGAATGGAAGTTTAGGCATATTTTCCGAG GCCAACCCAAACGACATCTTCTTACCACAGGATGGAGTGTGTTTGTTAGTGCCAAAAGACTTGTTGCAGGAGAttctgttctttttatttg GAATGAAAAAAATCAGCTTCTTTTGGGTATTCGCCGTGCCACTCGACCGCAAACTGTGATGCCGTCATCTGTTTTGTCAAGTGATAGCATGCATATTGGACttcttgctgctgctgctcatGCTGCTTCAACTAATAGTTGTTTTACAGTTTTTTATAATCCAAG GGCTAGTCCATCTGAGTTTGTCATACCCCTATCAAAATACATTAAAGCAGTATTTCACACACGTGTTTCAGTTGGGATGCGATTTCGGATGCTATTTGAGACTGAAGAGTCAAGTGTCAGAAG GTACATGGGTACAATAACTGGCATAAGTGATCTGGATCCTGTTCGGTGGCCAAATTCTCATTGGCGGTCTGTCAAG GTTGGTTGGGATGAGTCCACTGCAGGTGAGAGGCAGCCCAGGGTATCGTTATGGGAGATTGAGCCTTTGACAACTTTCCCCATGTACCCATCATTGTTTCCCCTTCGACTAAAACGCCCTTGGCATCCTGGGGCCTCATCTATGCAAG ATAATAGAGATGAAGCTAACAGCTTAATGTGGCTACGGGGGGGAACTGGAGAGCAAGGTCTTCACTCCATGAACTTTCAACCTGTTGGTATGTTTCCTTGGATGCAACAGAGAGTGGATTCAACATTGATTGGAAATGATCACAATCCGCAGTACCAGGCCATGTTGGCTGCTGGTTTGCAGAATCTAGGAAGTGGAGATCAGCTAAGACAACATATGATGCACTTTCAGCAGCCCTTTCAGTATGTTCAGCAGCCGAGTAGCCACAATCCGATGTTGCAGTTGCAACAGCAAATTCAGCAATCAATCCCTCATAATATTCTGCAGGCACAATCACAAGTTTCACTGGAGAATCTGCCTCAGCACCTTCTACAGCAACAATTTAACAATCAAACAGAGGAGCAGGTGCAGCAACAGCAAAACACCTATCATGATGCACTCAAGGTTCAAACTGAACAGCTCCAACAGAGTCAACAAATGAATGTGCCATCTTCATCATTTCCTAAAACAGACTTCAGTGATTCAAACACAAAGTTCTCAGCATCTACTACCCCTAGACAGAACATGCTTGGTACACTTTGTCCTGAAGGGAGTGGAAATCTTTTAAGCTCATCCAGGGCTGGTCATTCTATGCCAACTGAGCAGTTACCTCAACAATCTTGGGCTCCAAAGTATGCACATGCACAGGTCAATGCTTTTGCCAACTCAATGTCATTTCCACCATTTAATGAGAAAGACAATGCAGTTGAGCAAGAGAATTGTAATTCAGATTCCCAGAATCCTACTCTCTTTGGTGTTAATATTGAATCATCTGGACTTCTGTTCCCCACCACAGCGCCCAGTTTTGCCACTTCTTCAAATGATGCTGACATGTCAATGCCATTAGGAGACTCTGGATTTCAGAGCTCTCTGTATGGTTGCATGCAAGACTCGTCTGAGTTGTTGCACAGTGCAGGGCAAGTTGACCCACCAACCCCAAATTGTACATTTGTCAAG GTTTACAAGTCAGGTTCGGTTGGCCGCTCACTGGACATATCCCGGTTCAGCAGTTACCATGAGCTGCGAGAAGAGCTGGGGCAGATGTTCGGAATTGAGGGGAAGTTGGAAGACCGTCTTAGATCAGGCTGGCAGCTTGTATTCGTTGACAGGGAGAATGATGTGCTTCTCCTTGGTGACGACCCATGGGA GTCATTTGTGAACAATGTTTGGTATATCAAGATACTTTCGCCTGAGGATGTACACAAAATGGGGGACCAAGCAGTTGAACCCTTTAGCCCGAATACGGGTCAAAGGTTGAACAGCGGCGGCGGCGAAGCTCAAGACATTGTTTCCGGGCTCCCATCTCTTGGCTCACTTGAATATTGA
- the LOC117620578 gene encoding auxin response factor 8 isoform X3, with amino-acid sequence MTLQPLTPQEQKETFLPMELGIPSKQPTNYFCKTLTASDTSTHGGFSVPRRAAEKVFPPLDFSLQPPAQELIARDLHDVEWKFRHIFRGQPKRHLLTTGWSVFVSAKRLVAGDSVLFIWNEKNQLLLGIRRATRPQTVMPSSVLSSDSMHIGLLAAAAHAASTNSCFTVFYNPRASPSEFVIPLSKYIKAVFHTRVSVGMRFRMLFETEESSVRRYMGTITGISDLDPVRWPNSHWRSVKVGWDESTAGERQPRVSLWEIEPLTTFPMYPSLFPLRLKRPWHPGASSMQDNRDEANSLMWLRGGTGEQGLHSMNFQPVGMFPWMQQRVDSTLIGNDHNPQYQAMLAAGLQNLGSGDQLRQHMMHFQQPFQYVQQPSSHNPMLQLQQQIQQSIPHNILQAQSQVSLENLPQHLLQQQFNNQTEEQVQQQQNTYHDALKVQTEQLQQSQQMNVPSSSFPKTDFSDSNTKFSASTTPRQNMLGTLCPEGSGNLLSSSRAGHSMPTEQLPQQSWAPKYAHAQVNAFANSMSFPPFNEKDNAVEQENCNSDSQNPTLFGVNIESSGLLFPTTAPSFATSSNDADMSMPLGDSGFQSSLYGCMQDSSELLHSAGQVDPPTPNCTFVKVYKSGSVGRSLDISRFSSYHELREELGQMFGIEGKLEDRLRSGWQLVFVDRENDVLLLGDDPWESFVNNVWYIKILSPEDVHKMGDQAVEPFSPNTGQRLNSGGGEAQDIVSGLPSLGSLEY; translated from the exons ATGACATTACAGCCTTTGACGCCA CAAGAGCAAAAAGAAACATTTCTTCCAATGGAGTTGGGAATTCCAAGCAAGCAACCCACAAATTACTTTTGCAAGACATTGACGGCGAGTGATACTAGTACACATGGAGGCTTCTCTGTTCCTCGTCGTGCTGCCGAGAAAGTTTTTCCTCCACTG GATTTCTCGCTACAGCCACCAGCGCAGGAACTTATTGCCAGGGATCTCCATGATGTTGAATGGAAGTTTAGGCATATTTTCCGAG GCCAACCCAAACGACATCTTCTTACCACAGGATGGAGTGTGTTTGTTAGTGCCAAAAGACTTGTTGCAGGAGAttctgttctttttatttg GAATGAAAAAAATCAGCTTCTTTTGGGTATTCGCCGTGCCACTCGACCGCAAACTGTGATGCCGTCATCTGTTTTGTCAAGTGATAGCATGCATATTGGACttcttgctgctgctgctcatGCTGCTTCAACTAATAGTTGTTTTACAGTTTTTTATAATCCAAG GGCTAGTCCATCTGAGTTTGTCATACCCCTATCAAAATACATTAAAGCAGTATTTCACACACGTGTTTCAGTTGGGATGCGATTTCGGATGCTATTTGAGACTGAAGAGTCAAGTGTCAGAAG GTACATGGGTACAATAACTGGCATAAGTGATCTGGATCCTGTTCGGTGGCCAAATTCTCATTGGCGGTCTGTCAAG GTTGGTTGGGATGAGTCCACTGCAGGTGAGAGGCAGCCCAGGGTATCGTTATGGGAGATTGAGCCTTTGACAACTTTCCCCATGTACCCATCATTGTTTCCCCTTCGACTAAAACGCCCTTGGCATCCTGGGGCCTCATCTATGCAAG ATAATAGAGATGAAGCTAACAGCTTAATGTGGCTACGGGGGGGAACTGGAGAGCAAGGTCTTCACTCCATGAACTTTCAACCTGTTGGTATGTTTCCTTGGATGCAACAGAGAGTGGATTCAACATTGATTGGAAATGATCACAATCCGCAGTACCAGGCCATGTTGGCTGCTGGTTTGCAGAATCTAGGAAGTGGAGATCAGCTAAGACAACATATGATGCACTTTCAGCAGCCCTTTCAGTATGTTCAGCAGCCGAGTAGCCACAATCCGATGTTGCAGTTGCAACAGCAAATTCAGCAATCAATCCCTCATAATATTCTGCAGGCACAATCACAAGTTTCACTGGAGAATCTGCCTCAGCACCTTCTACAGCAACAATTTAACAATCAAACAGAGGAGCAGGTGCAGCAACAGCAAAACACCTATCATGATGCACTCAAGGTTCAAACTGAACAGCTCCAACAGAGTCAACAAATGAATGTGCCATCTTCATCATTTCCTAAAACAGACTTCAGTGATTCAAACACAAAGTTCTCAGCATCTACTACCCCTAGACAGAACATGCTTGGTACACTTTGTCCTGAAGGGAGTGGAAATCTTTTAAGCTCATCCAGGGCTGGTCATTCTATGCCAACTGAGCAGTTACCTCAACAATCTTGGGCTCCAAAGTATGCACATGCACAGGTCAATGCTTTTGCCAACTCAATGTCATTTCCACCATTTAATGAGAAAGACAATGCAGTTGAGCAAGAGAATTGTAATTCAGATTCCCAGAATCCTACTCTCTTTGGTGTTAATATTGAATCATCTGGACTTCTGTTCCCCACCACAGCGCCCAGTTTTGCCACTTCTTCAAATGATGCTGACATGTCAATGCCATTAGGAGACTCTGGATTTCAGAGCTCTCTGTATGGTTGCATGCAAGACTCGTCTGAGTTGTTGCACAGTGCAGGGCAAGTTGACCCACCAACCCCAAATTGTACATTTGTCAAG GTTTACAAGTCAGGTTCGGTTGGCCGCTCACTGGACATATCCCGGTTCAGCAGTTACCATGAGCTGCGAGAAGAGCTGGGGCAGATGTTCGGAATTGAGGGGAAGTTGGAAGACCGTCTTAGATCAGGCTGGCAGCTTGTATTCGTTGACAGGGAGAATGATGTGCTTCTCCTTGGTGACGACCCATGGGA GTCATTTGTGAACAATGTTTGGTATATCAAGATACTTTCGCCTGAGGATGTACACAAAATGGGGGACCAAGCAGTTGAACCCTTTAGCCCGAATACGGGTCAAAGGTTGAACAGCGGCGGCGGCGAAGCTCAAGACATTGTTTCCGGGCTCCCATCTCTTGGCTCACTTGAATATTGA
- the LOC117622691 gene encoding psbQ-like protein 3, chloroplastic, translating into MKLTRTMAFKSAIVQPKNPPHFNPTFSCCLKPSFQFREKPLKDFEFNIKRRIGAIAAVSWALMAAKEAIFVEAANGFDLQLVAPGQTIEEAQSGIKGHAQALLQVKELIDLESWREVQIALRKSSSVLKQDIYTLIQTKPANERPQLRKLYSDLFNNVTRLDYAARDKDASYIRQCYENIVALLNQMLSRI; encoded by the exons ATGAAGCTCACAAGAACAATGGCATTCAAATCAGCTATAGTGCAACCGAAAAACCCACCACACTTCAACCCCACATTTTCTTGCTGCCTGAAACCATCCTTTCAGTTCAGGGAGAAGCCACTGAAGGATTTTgaattcaatatcaaaagAAGAATTGGGGCAATAGCAGCAGTAAGTTGGGCACTAATGGCGGCGAAAGAAGCAATTTTTGTTGAAGCTGCAAATGGATTTGACTTGCAACTGGTAGCACCTGGTCAGACAATTGAAGAGGCACAGAGTGGAATCAAAGGGCATGCACAAGCTCTGTTACAAGTGAAAGAGCTGATAGATTTAGAGTCATGGAGAGAAGTACAAATAGCTCTCAGGAAGAGCTCATCAGTCTTGAAACAGGACATTTATACCCTAATTCAAACAAAACCTGCAAATGAGAGGCCCCAACTGAGAAAACTTTATTCTGACCTCTTCAACAATGTGACCAGA CTTGATTATGCAGCTAGGGATAAAGATGCATCATATATCCGACAATGCTATGAGAACATTGTTGCCCTTCTGAATCAAATGCTATCTAGAATATAA